The sequence below is a genomic window from Massilia oculi.
GTATTGACGGTTCCAGCCTTTAAAGACAATTATCTCTGGCTCATACACGACGGCAGCAATGCAGCCATCGTCGACCCGGGCGACGCCGCGCCGGTCAAGGCTGCGCTCGCCGCGCACAAGCTGCGCCTGACCGCCATTCTACTCACCCATCATCATGCTGACCATATCGGGGGTGTGCCGGGCTTGCTCCAGGACTGGAACGTGCCCGTGTTCGGGCCACGCAACGACGGCATCGCGCTGGTCACGCATCCCCTCGGCGAAGGCGAGCGCATCGACGTGCCGGGGCTGGATCTCGCGCTGGACGTGCTGGATGTACCGGGGCACACGCTGGGTCACATCGCGTATGTGCGCCGCAGTCCAGGCCAGGACCCGGGCGCCGATTGGCTGTTTTGCGGCGACACGCTGTTCGGCGCCGGCTGCGGGCGGCTGTTCGAAGGCACGCCGCGCCAGATGATGCTGTCGCTCGGGAAGTTCACCGCGCTGCCGGACGACACGCTGGTGTATTGCGCGCACGAATACACGCTGTCGAATCTGCGTTTCGCCCAGGCGGTGGAACCGGACAATGCCGCGCTGGCGGCGCGGGTGCGGGACGATGGCAGGCAGCGCGACGCCGGGCAGCCGACCATCCCGTCGACGATCGGCCTCGAGCGGGCGACCAATCCCTTCCTGCGCCATGGCGAGGCGCGCATCGTGCAGAGCCTGGTCGAGGCCGGACGCCTGGCGCCAGGTGCGGCCCCGGTCGACGTCTTCGCGGCGCTGCGCGAGTGGAAGAATACCTTCTGATTCATCGCATGGCTGGCGGCCATTCCGCCAACCGTACGTGCATCAGATCTCCTCGTACAACGGCAAGGTCAGGAATTCGGCGAAGTCATCCGACGTCGACATCTCCTCGAAGATGACGGCGGCGCGTTCGTAGCTCGCATGCGTCCCGTCCGCCGCCACCACCTTCACTTTTTCCAGCTCCTCGGGAATCATCTCCCGAACCATGTCCGCCGTGACCTTGCGGCCGTCCTCCAGCACACCCTTCGGCGAGCGGATCCACTGCCATACCTGCGAGCGGCTGATCTCGGCTGTCGCCGCGTCTTCCATCAGGTTATGGATCGGCACGCAGCCATTCCCGGCCAGCCAGGCGCCGAGGTAGTGAATGCCGACATTGATGTTGTAGCGCAGGCCGGCCTCGGTGATCGGCGTCTCGGGCTGGAAGTCAAGCAATTGCGCGGCCGTCACCTCGACGTCGGGGCGCTGCTTCTCGAACTGGTTCGGCTTGTCGCCCAGCACCTTGGTGAACTCTTCCATCGCCAGCCCGACCAGGCCGGGGTGCGCGACCCAGCCGCCGTCATAGCCGTCCGTGGCATCGCGCGCCTTGTCGGTGCGCACGCCGCCCATCGCGATCTCGTTTTTCTCTGGATCGTTCTTGATCGGAATGAGGGCCGACATGCCGCCAATGGCCGGCGCGCCGCGCCGGTGACAGGTCTTGAGCAGCAGCAATGCATAGGCGCGCATGAACGGCGCCGTCATCGTCACCTTGGCGCGGTCGGCCAGGCAGAAGTCGCGGTCGAGCTTGAACTTCTTGATGCACGAGAAGATGTAGTCCCAGCGGCCGGCGTTCAGGCCAGCGCTGTGCTCGCGCAGCTCGTACAGGATCTCGTCCATCTCGAAGGCGGCGAGAATGGTCTCGATCAGCACCGTGGCCTTGATCGTGCCCTGCGGCAGGCCCAGCGCGTCCTGGGTCATCACGAACACGTCGTTCCACAGGCGCGCTTCCAGATGCGATTCCAGCTTCGGCAGGTAGAAATAGGGGCCGGCGCCGCGCACCAGCAATTCCTTGGCGTTATGGAACATGAACAGCGCGAAATCGACGATGCCGCCCGAGACGCGCTGGCCGTCGACCAGCACGTGTTTTTCGTCCAGGTGCCAGCCGCGCGGGCGCACGATCAGGGTCGCCACCTTGTCACCCAACTGGTAGGACTTGCCGTTCTGCTCCAGCGAAATGGTTTTGCGGACCGCATCGAACAGATTGACCTGGCCCTGGATCTGGTTGTCCCAGTTCGGCGTATTCGAATCCTCGAAGTCGGTCATATAGCTGTCGGCGCCCGAATTGAGCGCGTTGATGACCATCTTGCGCTCGACCGGACCGGTGATTTCCACGCGCCGGCAGGCCAGCGCCGGCGGGATCGGCGCGATCCGCCAGTCGCCGTCGCGGATGTGGGCGGTCTGGGGCAGGAAGTCCGGGCGTTCGCCGGCGTCCAGGCGCCGCGCCCGCTCTGCGCGCGCGGCCAGCAATTCCTGGCGCCGCGGGGCGAAGGCACGCGCCAGTTGCGCCACGAGCGCGAGCGCCTCCGGGACCAGGATGTTCTCGTAGCCGGGCTTGATCTCGCCCGTGATCTGCATGCCGGCAGGGATGGTGAGGGACATATTGCCTCCTGAGTTGAATGAAGAATGCGTGGGACGCCGGCGCCCGATCCGGGCGCTGCTTGGCGTTTGTCTTTGCATCAAGTATATTCACTGGAATAGCGCTAAACCATACAAAATCTCACAGCATCTGTGTGTTTTTGTATCAAATGATAGGCGGGAACGGGTAGGGAATATGGGCAAATTCACCCAGATGGCGACCTTCGTCGAGGTCGTCGCGCGCGGCAGCCTGTCCGCTGCGGCGCGCGCCGAGGGCATCGCGCCGGCCATGATCGGCCGCCGCCTCGACGCGCTCGAGGCTCGGCTCGGGGTCAAGCTGCTGCAGCGCACGACCCGGCGGCTGGTCCTGACCGACGAGGGCACGGCCTTTCTCGAGGATTGCCAGCGCATCCTGGCCGAGGTGGGCGACGCCGAGTCGGCCATTTCCGAGCACAGCATGCGCGCCTCGGGCCACCTGACGGTGTCGGCGCCGGCCGGATTCGGGCGCCAGCACGTGGCGCCGCTGCTGCCCTCCTTCCTGGCCGAGCACCGCGACGTGACCATCAACCTGAACCTCTCCGACCGCATCATCGACCTGGTGGCCGAAGGCGTGGACGTGGCCATCCGCATCGCCAGCCTCGACGACTCGAACCTGGTCGGCGTCAAGCTGGCCGACAACCGGCGCGTGGTGGTGGCTTCGCCCGCCTATCTCAAGCGCCATGGCCGGCCGCGCCAGCTGGCCGACCTGGCGCGCCACAACTGCCTGCCGATCAGCAGCGAAGGCAGCCAGCGCGGCTGGACCTTCATGGACGATGGCAAGCAGGTGACCCTGAAAGTGGGCGGCAATATGGTGTGCAACGACGGGGCCGTGCTG
It includes:
- the gloB gene encoding hydroxyacylglutathione hydrolase, with product MTTPLRTNLAVLTVPAFKDNYLWLIHDGSNAAIVDPGDAAPVKAALAAHKLRLTAILLTHHHADHIGGVPGLLQDWNVPVFGPRNDGIALVTHPLGEGERIDVPGLDLALDVLDVPGHTLGHIAYVRRSPGQDPGADWLFCGDTLFGAGCGRLFEGTPRQMMLSLGKFTALPDDTLVYCAHEYTLSNLRFAQAVEPDNAALAARVRDDGRQRDAGQPTIPSTIGLERATNPFLRHGEARIVQSLVEAGRLAPGAAPVDVFAALREWKNTF
- the aceB gene encoding malate synthase A, with translation MSLTIPAGMQITGEIKPGYENILVPEALALVAQLARAFAPRRQELLAARAERARRLDAGERPDFLPQTAHIRDGDWRIAPIPPALACRRVEITGPVERKMVINALNSGADSYMTDFEDSNTPNWDNQIQGQVNLFDAVRKTISLEQNGKSYQLGDKVATLIVRPRGWHLDEKHVLVDGQRVSGGIVDFALFMFHNAKELLVRGAGPYFYLPKLESHLEARLWNDVFVMTQDALGLPQGTIKATVLIETILAAFEMDEILYELREHSAGLNAGRWDYIFSCIKKFKLDRDFCLADRAKVTMTAPFMRAYALLLLKTCHRRGAPAIGGMSALIPIKNDPEKNEIAMGGVRTDKARDATDGYDGGWVAHPGLVGLAMEEFTKVLGDKPNQFEKQRPDVEVTAAQLLDFQPETPITEAGLRYNINVGIHYLGAWLAGNGCVPIHNLMEDAATAEISRSQVWQWIRSPKGVLEDGRKVTADMVREMIPEELEKVKVVAADGTHASYERAAVIFEEMSTSDDFAEFLTLPLYEEI
- a CDS encoding LysR family transcriptional regulator yields the protein MGKFTQMATFVEVVARGSLSAAARAEGIAPAMIGRRLDALEARLGVKLLQRTTRRLVLTDEGTAFLEDCQRILAEVGDAESAISEHSMRASGHLTVSAPAGFGRQHVAPLLPSFLAEHRDVTINLNLSDRIIDLVAEGVDVAIRIASLDDSNLVGVKLADNRRVVVASPAYLKRHGRPRQLADLARHNCLPISSEGSQRGWTFMDDGKQVTLKVGGNMVCNDGAVLHAWALAGKGLAWRSMWEVGGQIASGELVTVLDDFAAPGNDVHAVFAQRRHLPLRIRAFVDFLRRSYAAPDYWRHS